The following are from one region of the Fimbriimonadaceae bacterium genome:
- a CDS encoding NAD(+)/NADH kinase: MRVHLLVNLFRPDAVKAAVTTVDMLRQKRVHVAADREAAPLLSCDPVSPDELPACDLVITFGGDGTLIRAAHMCAEAGTPILGVYYGRFGFVTQCMPHEVGAAVSQFLDDNATIEERMMVQTDIIRGDKVVASLHSLNEAAVQRSATTRMLTFEVLVNGRVLSRYPADGVMVATPTGSTAYNLSAGGPVVDPSIEAMLIVAIMPHTLSARPLVIRPDATIDVLIETRGDAVLSCDGQSRLHLLSGDAVRVTRSPRRTRLVCVDDADFYEKLAQRFQWSKGPKGIDV, translated from the coding sequence GTGCGCGTCCACCTCCTGGTCAACCTGTTCCGCCCCGACGCGGTGAAAGCGGCTGTCACCACCGTCGATATGTTGCGCCAAAAGCGGGTGCATGTCGCGGCGGACCGCGAGGCCGCCCCATTGCTCAGTTGCGACCCGGTCTCACCGGACGAGTTGCCCGCATGCGACCTGGTCATCACCTTTGGCGGAGACGGGACGCTGATCCGGGCCGCCCACATGTGCGCCGAGGCAGGCACCCCCATCTTGGGTGTCTATTACGGCCGGTTTGGGTTCGTCACCCAGTGCATGCCGCACGAAGTCGGCGCGGCAGTCAGCCAGTTTTTGGACGACAACGCCACCATCGAGGAGCGGATGATGGTGCAGACCGACATCATCCGCGGCGACAAGGTCGTCGCGTCCCTGCATTCGCTGAACGAAGCCGCCGTGCAGCGGTCGGCGACCACGCGGATGCTGACGTTCGAGGTCTTGGTGAACGGCCGCGTCCTGTCGCGGTATCCCGCGGACGGCGTGATGGTCGCCACACCGACCGGATCGACCGCCTACAACCTGTCGGCAGGCGGCCCGGTCGTCGACCCGAGCATCGAGGCAATGCTCATCGTCGCGATCATGCCCCACACCCTGTCGGCACGCCCACTGGTCATCCGTCCCGACGCCACGATCGACGTCCTGATCGAGACGCGCGGCGACGCCGTGCTCTCGTGCGACGGGCAAAGCCGGTTGCACCTGCTCAGCGGTGACGCCGTCCGGGTGACCCGCTCACCGCGCCGGACCCGCCTTGTCTGCGTCGACGACGCCGACTTCTATGAGAAACTGGCCCAACGCTTCCAGTGGAGCAAAGGGCCGAAGGGGATCGATGTCTAA